From one Lolium rigidum isolate FL_2022 chromosome 4, APGP_CSIRO_Lrig_0.1, whole genome shotgun sequence genomic stretch:
- the LOC124707540 gene encoding arginyl-tRNA--protein transferase 1-like, whose protein sequence is MERTCCPSYTIRLKASDFTCSKEQDRVLRRMQRFLDGELEPQVGSPQCKTNPIKRSLNEPMNSPTLKVSRVSTYEFRTDKCPSLDQKDEFICCLSSKINEAIDMCFQGGIAGSDVQLPKAVVKTVKPQVKKKVGEAAQEKKGGTIQDLVYTCNISFQLAATIRRALPEEKRAVLGDLSPNCIAEKLVSAMTENGEIAGFSLKACNGHLNFYSATIQAVQNHNGIGASTQASDNSSSSKQGAVNKNDARHNQKAKRLEFSMARSHFDPEEFALYKRYQTKVHKEKTVTESSYKRFLVDTPIVSIPPVSGDNTVPPCGFGSFHQQYRIDGKLVAVGVVDILPKCLSSKYLFWDPDLAFLSLGKYTALREIDWVKTAQESCPSLQYYYLGYYIHSCNKMRYKAAYRPSELLCPVRYEWVHYDAAKPLLDKSLYSVLSDFSTAQDEMPQAHASVPRDEPSAKNDHSEIPIDEDDEDSDYDESDMMVDEEMVHSESSADTTEDCSNIDGIENVTMDLSGSRVKYKELQSVVGPIERRHLSELERQLSRYAKVVGKELSDRLVYSLS, encoded by the exons ATGGAACGGACATGCTGTCCCTCATATACTATACGTTTGAAGGCAAGTGATTTCACTTGTTCCAAAGAGCAAGACCGTGTGCTTAGAAGGATGCAAAG GTTTCTTGATGGAGAGCTTGAGCCACAGGTTGGAAGTCCACAGTGTAAGACCAACCCTATAAAGCGTTCGCTCAACGAACCTATGAATTCACCAACCTTGAAAGTATCTAGGGTATCAACATATGAATTTCGAACAGACAAATgtccaagcttggaccaaaaagatGAGTTTATCTGTTGCCTGTCTAGCAAAATAAACGAGGCAATAGACATGTGCTTCCAAGGTGGAATTGCAGGTTCTGATGTTCAACTCCCTAAAGCTGTTGTGAAGACTGTTAAACCTCAAGTGAAAAAGAAAGTAGGAGAAGCAGCACAAGAAAAAAAAGGCGGAACAATCCAAGATTTAGTCTACACGTGTAATATAAGTTTCCAACTTGCTGCAACAATAAGACGCGCATTGCCTGAAGAAAAGCGTGCAGTACTAGGAGACCTCTCTCCAAATTGTATTGCAGAGAAGCTGGTGTCGGCAATGACAGAAAATGGAGAAATAGCTGGTTTTTCATTGAAAGCTTGTAACGGCCATCTGAACTTCTATTCTGCCACCATTCAAGCAGTTCAGAACCATAATGGCATTGGTGCAAGTACACAGGCTTCAGATAACTCTTCCAGCTCAAAACAAGGCGCTGTAAACAAAAATGATGCAAGACATAATCAAAAAGCAAAAAGGTTGGAATTTAGTATGGCAAGATCACATTTTGACCCTGAGGAGTTTGCTTTGTACAAGAGATATCAGACAAAAGTGCACAAGGAGAAGACAGTTACAGAAAGCTCATACAAGAGATTTCTGGTAGATACACCCATTGTTTCCATTCCCCCAGTGAGTGGTGATAATACAGTTCCGCCATGCGGGTTTGGTTCATTTCATCAGCAGTATAGAATTGATGGAAAACTTGTGGCAGTTGGTGTAGTTGATATCCTTCCTAAATGTCTCTCAAGCAAATACTTATTCTGGGATCCTGACCTTGCTTTCCTATCTCTTGGAAAGTATACAGCTCTGAGGGAAATAGATTGGGTAAAGACAGCACAAGAAAGCTGCCCCAGCCTCCAGTACTACTATCTTGGTTATTACATACATTCCTGCAATAAGATGAGATACAAGGCTGCATATCGACCATCAGAACTTCTATGTCCTGTCCGTTATGA GTGGGTACACTATGATGCTGCCAAACCCTTACTAGATAAGAGTCTGTATTCTGTTCTATCTGATTTCTCCACAGCACAAGATGAAATGCCCCAGGCACATGCTTCTGTTCCTCGTGATGAACCTTCAGCAAAAAATGACCACAGTGAGATTCCCATTGACGAGGATGATGAAGACTCGGACTATGACGAGTCGGACATGATGGTTGATGAGGAGATGGTTCATTCGGAATCCAGTGCTGATACAACTGAGGATTGTTCCAACATAGATGGTATAGAAAATGTTACCATGGACCTGAGCGGTTCCCGAGTTAAATATAAG GAACTTCAAAGCGTGGTCGGGCCAATCGAGAGGAGGCACCTGAGTGAGCTAGAAAggcagctaagcagatatgccaAGGTTGTTGGGAAGGAGCTGTCTGATCGTCTGGTTTATTCCCTTAGCTGA
- the LOC124648606 gene encoding uncharacterized protein LOC124648606 → MKPPFLDPAAAAAPVPGGGALGRVRVACGATRVPRHVVGAGPARPGPGRPRLLVAAFPEPLDHLLPAQEGAAAPAPEADEVQSGVASAEIELPPPGETVRVRFVLREQCTFGHSFYLVGDDPALGLWHPASAVALEWSEGHDWTVQKDLPANRLIQFKFLLRDSSGEFQWQNGPNRSLQTGETTNTVVVYEDWGDEKNQKVTQEGDVPVEMAAVIATDDDDKSINDVVAANELQLDGSQDIKEDESSVGDDESSAVATIASAGGESVKACEADQPELVMDEQNIQDDLPDEVDRAPQNDSAATYADDDYGESTNDDSILSKDGVLVKNEWTRAFERELLWGWKSLQQLLGFKMDTT, encoded by the exons ATGAAACCCCCATTCctggatcccgccgccgccgcggcgccggtACCCGGTGGCGGAGCTCTCGGGCGGGTCCGCGTCGCCTGCGGCGCGACGCGGGTGCCACGGCACGTCGTGGGCGCCGGCCCCGCTCGGCCCGGCCCGGGCCGCCCGCGGCTGCTCGTCGCcgcgttcccggagccgctcgaCCACCTCCTGCCCGCGCAGGAGGGCGCCGCAGCACCAGCGCCGGAG GCTGATGAGGTCCAGAGCGGCGTGGCTTCTGCCGAAATCGAGCTGCCCCCTCCCGGTGA AACAGTGCGCGTCAGATTCGTGCTGAGAGAGCAGTGCACCTTCGGCCACAGCTTCTACCTGGTCGGCGACGACCCGGCGCTCGGCCTCTGGCACCCGGCGAGCGCGGTCGCCTTAGAGTGGTCAGAGGGCCACGACTGGACAGTCCAGAAA GATCTGCCCGCGAACAGGTTGATTCAGTTCAAGTTCTTGCTGCGAGATTCCTCAGGGGAGTTCCAGTGGCAGAATGGGCCTAACAGAAGCCTGCAAACAGGCGAAACCACCAACACAGTGGTGGTCTATGAAGATTGGGGCGACGAGAAGAATCAGAAAGTCACACAGGAGGGAGACGTGCCGGTTGAAATGGCAGCGGTAATTGCTACAGACGATGACGATAAAAGCATAAACGATGTTGTTGCGGCAAATGAGCTGCAACTGGATGGCAGTCAAGATATCAAAGAAGATGAATCAAGTGTAggcgatgatgagagttcagcggTTGCTACTATCGCTTCTGCCGGAGGGGAATCGGTGAAGGCGTGTGAAGCTGACCAACCAGAg TTGGTGATGGATGAACAGAACATTCAAGATGACCTTCCTGATGAAGTAGACAGAGCACCGCAGAATGACAGCGCCGCGACTTATGCTGATGATGATTACGGTGAAAGTACCAACGATGACAGTATCTTGTCCAAGGATGGTGTTCTGGTCAAGAATGAGTGGACCAGAGCTTTTGAACGTGAGTTGCTTTGGGGTTGGAAGTCCCTGCAGCAGCTTCTAGGCTTCAAAATGGACACAACATGA
- the LOC124650276 gene encoding pleckstrin homology domain-containing protein 1-like translates to MAASLWRAVMGSSSSGGDDPALGGVEFWHGAERAGWLTKQGEYIKTWRRRWFVLKQGRLFWFKDPAVTRASVPRGVIPVSSCLTVKGAEDVLNRQFAFELSTPTETMYFIADAEKEKEEWINSIGRSIVQHSRSVTDGEVVDYDSRPQPSPKSKSEPSE, encoded by the coding sequence ATGGCGGCCAGCCTGTGGCGCGCGGTGatgggctcctcctcctccggcggcgaCGACCCGGCGCTGGGCGGCGTGGAGTTCTGGCACGGGGCGGAGCGCGCCGGGTGGCTGACCAAGCAGGGCGAGTACATCAAGACGTGGCGGCGGCGCTGGTTCGTGCTCAAGCAGGGCCGCCTCTTCTGGTTCAAGGACCCCGCCGTCACGCGCGCGTCCGTGCCCCGCGGCGTCATCCCCGTCTCCTCCTGCCTCACCGTCAAGGGCGCCGAGGACGTGCTCAACCGCCAGTTCGCCTTCGAGCTCTCCACCCCGACCGAGACCATGTACTTCATCGCCGACgccgagaaggagaaggaggagtggATCAACTCCATCGGCCGATCCATCGTCCAGCACTCGCGCTCCGTCACCGACGGCGAGGTCGTTGACTACGACAGCCGCCCACAACCCTCGCCAAAGTCCAAGAGTGAGCCGTCAGAGTAA